The nucleotide sequence AGGCGTTATATTATATAATTTTATTGACCCGGGGCCGGTCAGGCGATGTCCGTGACATGAAGCTTGTCAAACTTGGTGAATTTGGCAAGTTCGGCCTCTGTCGGGTTGGCGAGGTAAAGCGCACGGAACCAAAGAATAGCCAGAAAGCGGGCGGCATCGCTGGTGGACGTGAATTCGGACATGAGGGCCGGATTGCGTTCCACATAAAGATCGAACAGGAATTTTTCGACCAGACCGCCCAGGGCATAGGCGATCGCAAAGGCTTCAGGCTCTGAAAGGTTTACGGCAACGGCGCGTTTGCGAATATTGTCAGCGATATGGGTCATCCAGTCCTGGTTGACCTCGCTGTAAAGATCGTGAAATTTCGGGTTGTCCTCATCGAAATGCAGCAGGCTGCGGATGAGGCCGGGGTGCGCCTGATAAAAATCGGCAAACCGTTTGTTGGCATAATAAAGCGCGGCAAAGGGTTCATGCGGGCGGGTCGGGTCGGCCTCGAAATGGCGACGGATGCTGACCATATCGCGTAAAGCTTCGAACACGAGGTCGGCTTTGTCATTGAAATAATGGTAAACTAGACTGATGTTGACGTCAGCCTCAAGGGCGATATCGGTCAGGCGCAGGCTGCGATAGCCTTTGTGCTCAAGCGCCCTGAGCGCCGCTTCCTTGAGCTTTTCCCGCGTGCGGGAGCCTTTGCGGGTGGGCGGCAGCGGCGTCTTTACCGTGAGCTTGCGCGCCGGATTAACGATCCGGGTGACGAGGCCCGCGCGCTTTCCCGCCTTATTGCCTGTCGGTTTGGGCAAAACGCGCTGCTTTAGGTCTAGGGTGCCCGCCTTTTCCGGCGGGCTGATCCTGTTCGCATCCATGTGAGCACTACTCTGAGGACCCTGATATGTTGCAAGGATGGTCGCAGCGTATCGCTTTTTCGTATGAATGAAAAGTAGTGTTACACACCTACTTAGGGTTGTGGGCCTGATCCAGTGCGGCTCGTAATAGGCTCATGTCGCCGACCTGATTGGCCAGGATCAGAATGAGCCGGGCATTCAATGCGGCGCTTTCGGCGGCGCTCAAACCCTGATGGGCTTCGATCAAGGCTTCATAAAAGCAGTCGGGGTCCGGAAGACGCGGGCTCAGGTCCAGGGAGGATGAGGTCATATCAGGCGGCCTCCTCGGAATTCTGGGCTGTGCCGGGATTGAGCGCGCGGTCTTGGGCAGCGCGCACGAGCGTGGCGTCAAAGCTCCGCCAACGGGCGCTCACATGATGGTCTGGCCGCAGCAGATAGGTGGTACCGGGTCGGGCGTCATAGCGTCGCGCGAGATGCCCCTCCGGATCGGCAAGTCTGCGGGCCCCGGTCAGGTCCGGTCCGACCATGTAGACGGCAATCGGATTGTTACCCTCCAGCAGCGGGGAGATATCCGGGGCAGGGGCATCCGGGTCGGCAAAATGCAGCAGCACGAAATCGCGGGTTTCCTGCCCGATCAAGGACAGAAACCACTGGTCCTGTCCGGCGGCGATGACATGGCCATCGGCGGCCACAGAGCCCGGCTGCAGAACTCCGGAGAAATCCTCCTTATCGGGCGAATTGAGCGCTGACTCCCGCAAATGAGCCGGGACCGACAGCCGCCCACTGTTGACCATGCGCTGGGCAAACGGGCAGCTTGCTGCGAGTTCAAGCACGGCATTGCGGAACAGGCGGCTGATATCGCTTTTCGGGGTGATGAAATCGGTTGCCCGGGTGGAGTTCAACAGGTTCTCCCGTGCCGCATAGACGCGTTCGCTGTTATAGCTTTCAAGCAATTGAACCGGGGCCCTGCCGTTCAAGATCAGGGCCAGCTTCCAGCCGAGATTGTCGACGTCCTGCACCCCGCTGTTGGCGCCGCGCGCGCCAAAGGGCGATACCAGATGGGCGCTGTCTCCGGCGAAGATCACCCGGCCATGGACAAAACGGTCAAGTCGGCGGCATTGGAAGGTATAGATGCTGCTCCATTCAAGCTTGTAGTCCACATCGGCCCCCATCATGGCGCGGATGCGGGTGTCGATGCGCAGGGGGTCAAGCTCGGCCTCGCGGTCGATGTCCCAGCCAAGCTGGAAATCCAGCCGCCACACATCATCCGGCTGGCGATGCAACAGCGCCGATTGACCGCGATTGAACGGCGGATCGAACCAGAACCAACGCTCGGCCGGAAAATCGCCTTTCATCTTGATGTCGGCAATCAGAAAATGGTCTTCGAAGATGCGGCCTTCGAATTCAAGGCCCAGCATGTGGCGCACCGGACTGCGCGCGCCGTCGGCAGCGATT is from Govania unica and encodes:
- a CDS encoding TetR/AcrR family transcriptional regulator translates to MPKPTGNKAGKRAGLVTRIVNPARKLTVKTPLPPTRKGSRTREKLKEAALRALEHKGYRSLRLTDIALEADVNISLVYHYFNDKADLVFEALRDMVSIRRHFEADPTRPHEPFAALYYANKRFADFYQAHPGLIRSLLHFDEDNPKFHDLYSEVNQDWMTHIADNIRKRAVAVNLSEPEAFAIAYALGGLVEKFLFDLYVERNPALMSEFTSTSDAARFLAILWFRALYLANPTEAELAKFTKFDKLHVTDIA
- a CDS encoding DUF2783 domain-containing protein, with amino-acid sequence MTSSSLDLSPRLPDPDCFYEALIEAHQGLSAAESAALNARLILILANQVGDMSLLRAALDQAHNPK
- a CDS encoding FAD-dependent oxidoreductase; translation: MKTYPFVAPPELVTGEVKHIPVIIAGAGPVGLSMAIDLRLRGVDCLLLDDDDRVSHGSRAICYAKRTLEIWDRLGCGDRMVEKGVRWDTGRIFFGDGKEPVYSFDLRDEDGHKYPSFINLQQYYAEEFLLDRLAELGQTPRWKSKVTAVTQTAERAEITVDTPDGSYRLTSDYVIAADGARSPVRHMLGLEFEGRIFEDHFLIADIKMKGDFPAERWFWFDPPFNRGQSALLHRQPDDVWRLDFQLGWDIDREAELDPLRIDTRIRAMMGADVDYKLEWSSIYTFQCRRLDRFVHGRVIFAGDSAHLVSPFGARGANSGVQDVDNLGWKLALILNGRAPVQLLESYNSERVYAARENLLNSTRATDFITPKSDISRLFRNAVLELAASCPFAQRMVNSGRLSVPAHLRESALNSPDKEDFSGVLQPGSVAADGHVIAAGQDQWFLSLIGQETRDFVLLHFADPDAPAPDISPLLEGNNPIAVYMVGPDLTGARRLADPEGHLARRYDARPGTTYLLRPDHHVSARWRSFDATLVRAAQDRALNPGTAQNSEEAA